The Triticum aestivum cultivar Chinese Spring chromosome 5A, IWGSC CS RefSeq v2.1, whole genome shotgun sequence genomic sequence GCGGCGTGCTCCGACCTCCGGGCGGCGTACCACGAGTGCTTCAACCGGTGGTACGCCGACAAGTTCGCCAAGGGCCAGTGGAACAAGGACGACTGCGCCGCCGACTGGCACAAGTACCGCGCCTGCCTCGAGGTAAACCTAGCCCACGCCCCCCCTCCACCCCCCGCCCCAACCACAGCTCGCTATCATTGCTCGCCACCTAGATTGGATCGCTGGTTTGCTATGCGCGCGGTAGAGATCCCCCCGCCATTGACCGCCTAGTTTTCTCTGATGGGGCTCCCTGAGGTGATGTTTTCCAGAGATATGGATTCCTGATTATGAAGATCTTGTAGTCTAGGCCGAGGTAATTCCGGGGAGGTATAAATTTCGTGTAAGATTTGGAATTGCTTGTTTAGGAAGATATTTTGAGAGACTGTCTCGATTATGTCGCTTCTTTAATTGGGTTGGCTTAACCGCTTAAGGTTGTTACTCTGGGGAGAATGTGAGAATCATCATAGTAGGGGGGCTTATGGCGGTCAGTTGTTGTGTTGCTTATGATCTTGATTTGGATTGCGCTGCAGCCCTCATGTTGCAAATGTGGGATCTGGCCATCTTGTGCAATGACAGTTCAGAGCACTTATGGACAAGCAATGTAGGTTAACGAGGATGCTGTTTCTTGTTAATTTTTATCCACTCTTCAACCCAAAAAGGTTATTGCCTGAAAACAGAGGATATTAACCTTGTATCCTGTTTGAATAGTCGGAGCAGTTGAGCTTGCAAGACTGCTAGTTCCATCGCATTTGCATGACAATGCAGTTAATTGATATCGCTGGGGAGCTCAGTCTGTAGAGAGTTCACCAACAACGGATTTTTTTTTTTTGGATAAAAGGCACCAAAGTAACCATCAAACCCTTCTACGATTACATCCCAGGCTACACCGAAAACGGATCTTGTTAAAAACATTTGCAGTTACAGGTGTTCTTATTTTGCTTATTGGCTGCTGCTAGGTTGTTTTCTaggtaagtactccctctgtctcaaaatgtaagacgttttcaCTATGATAGTACCAAAAAACGTCTtgcattttgagacagagggagcaTTGGTCATAACTGGTGCGATGCTGGTGATAATTTGGGACATGGTTGGTAGGCATCCTGGTTGCTTAGTGACTGCCAACCCACCCAAAGATCTGCTATTTCTCAGGAAAACCCACTGTTGCCAATTTCTATTGCTGAACGGACTGTCTTTTTTTTTCACTTGCAGAGTTGGATGTCGATTGTTCTTCATGACTTAATTATTTAGTGTAAATAGCAATGATGTGTATTGCATAAAATTGGTGGTTATATCAAATCGTACCAGATTGATGGTTCACAGCTTTGCGTTTTTGTCTGCAGCAATTTGCCATTACTGCAAGGAAAGAAACCTTCTTAACACCCGAATGTATTTAATTAGTTTGTTTATAGATAAAAGTTCtcaaaaaaatattcaaaaatcGGCCTGTGTCTGTTATTTGCCTCTTCAGTTGTCCATGTTGTTGTCATATATCTGTATTTTACAAGAATGATTGTTCAAAAATTGAGTTTGACGAAGTTGTGTTCATTCACATAATCACAAAGCACTGTTGTACATAACAATGAGTGTTCAACATGCACCAGTACCCTGTTTTCTTCATTTCCACATAAGCAATCTGTATTATCTTGCATTTCACAGCCATTTAGGTTTAGGTTCTATGATTTAATGTTGCGTGATTCTTGCTTGTCTAATGGCTGATTGTTCCATGTTTTACTTGTGTCTAGGAACATCTCGAAGACAAGCATCTCAGGCAAATCCTACTGGAGTCGGAAACATCTCCCTCTTATGCCCAGCTTGATCCCGATTCTTCGTCACGACAAGGTGCCACCCCATCAAAATGACAGTCTTGGACTAACAACATGGTCGATTTCTTTCCTTGATCAAAATTCGGAGACGATTGATAGAGTGAACCAGAAAGTCTGTATTTGGATACATGTTATGTCCCTGGATCATGTCGATTTCAGCTCATGAGATTAACTTGTAAAATTTGCTTGGATGTGATTGCACTCAACTTACAAAGTATACTCAACCAAGCAATAGTTTGTAAATACTGAGCAGTTCTGGATTATGAAATTAGTTGAATAGTATCAGCTGTCCAGGTTCTGTAACACTGTTTCACGCACGCTTCTTCTAGTCAAAGGATGGGATGTAGATTAAATCTTATCATTTGCTGTGATGAGAAATAAGTCACAGATATTTCGAATAAGTGGACAGGGAGAGGGGGTTGCATAAAAGTCAAGAAATAAAAAAACCTAGATGTAGGCAATGGATGTAGAAATAAATCAATTGGGTACATAAATGTCCAACTGGATCTTATATCAAAATTGGTTCTCACTTCTCCTGCATGGTGCATAAATATCCAACTGAATCTTATATCCAAATTTGTtcttaacatcttatattatgggagggAGAGAGTAGTAGGCAATCTTGTTATCGGAGGATGGCAATTCGATGCGGTTCTGGCTGCAAGAAAAAAGGCTTACGTCCTCGACAGTGTTATGAGTGGGTAGTGAGGTTTGACAGGTGTGCCCTTTTGTGGTGGTTTTTACCGAGTTTCCGCAGATTAATCGAGCAACCCTCTTCTGTTTATTTAATGAATTGAAGTCCATGACTTAAAAAAAAGTACCTCATCTGTAATAAAGaaatatatttctttacagagggagtagcaaaGAGGTGATACATGTGTGTTGTACGATAGCAGCGAGGGGTGAAGAGCCAGGCGCTCTACCTCTACTCCTCCATCCTGATGACGCAGCGCAGGCCTTCCCCCTTGAGCATGAGGTCGAAGGCCGTGTTGATCTGCGAGAAGGGCACGCTGTGGGTGATGAACTTGTCCAGCTCCAGCTCCTTCCTCATGTACATGTCCACCACGCCGGGGAGGCCCCTCAGCGTCCTCTCGTTGAGGAAGTTCATGGGGTGGGTCTTGAACACCGCCTCCTTGTGCGCCACGCCCACCAGCACCGCCACCCCCCACCCCTGCTCCCATCCATCAGGCCATAGCATCAGTTTCAGGATTCAGTTTCaagcagaagatgaagaagaagcaaGTGGTCATCATATGTACATCGTGCACGCATTCGAAGGCGGAGATCATGGCGTCGGCGTTGCCCGTGCACTCCACCGCCCGGTCGACTCCGCCATCGGTCATCTCCACGATCACCTGTGGCATATGTTTTTGGACCATCAGCATTTCATTTGACACAAGCTTCTTGTGTACGTATGTCATGAACAAACGTACCTCTTGCACTGGCTTGGTGTGGTCCTTGGGGTTCACAAAGTCGGTGCAGCCAAATTTCTTAGCTGAAAAACGATGGACATGCATGGGGTTGCAAAGGTTCAGTCAGTCTGCTCCGGTGGTAACCAATAAGTACATTTTTGCCAAGATGGATGGAGTGTTTTTATTTTCTTCCTGAAGATCGATGGCATGGCAGTGGGAGATTATCATGCGTACCTTGTTCGTGTTTCGCAGGGTTCAAGTCCACACCGATAATCCTCGATGCGCCGGACATCCTGGCCCCTTCCATGGCCTGATCATACATGAATGCGCGGTAATTATATATAGATGAGCACAATTCTCGTCGACCTGAAAGAACATCTCGTGGAGAAAAGTATCACTTACAGCGAGACCCACAGCTCCAAGACCAAAAATCGCCACTGTCATACCCTTCTTCGGCTTGGCGACGTTGAGGGTGGCACCTAGCCCTGTGAATTAGAAACGTGACATCTCAGTAGTTCCCTGAGGCGTCCCAAATATGTTGATCTCGTCGGCTGGGAGGATTTCGTCTGTACAGATAGATTCTTACCGGTTGAGATACCGCAGCTAAGGAGGCAGACTTTGTCGAGGGGCGCCTCGGGGTCGATCTTGGCGAGGCACCCGACATGGATCACGGTGTACTCGCTGAAGGTGGACGTCCCAACAAAGTGGAAGATCGGTTTGCCGTCGATGGTGAAGCGGGACTGCCCGTCGCCGATCATGACACCGCGGTCGACATTGATCCTGAGGAGGTCACAGAGGTTGCTCTCCTCTGACCTGCAGTGGGCACACTCCTTGCACTCTCCGGTGAACACCGGGAGGACATGGTCTCCCGGCACCAGCTCAGTCACGCCCTCACCAACACTCTCCACAATGCTGTGAAGGAATAATGCAGGATTCAGGATGACTATATAATTGGACTAATAAACCATGATTCAGGTGAGGATTCAAGCTAGATTCAATGATGTAATTACGAATTAAAACTTAAaacaggggaagagagggggaactAAGAGAGAGGCAAAAGGTGAGGATGGATACCCTCCAGCTTCATGGCCCAAGATCCTAGGGAAAACCGGAGTTTGGCCCTGCCCAAATGCAAGCAGCACATCACCAACTGCTCCATCCATCCATGCATCCAGATGCAGTAATTTGGATAACGCTGTGAGATGTTGTGGATGAGATATATACCTTGGCCTCCCAGAAGTAGACGTCAGTGTGGCAGAGCGCGGTGTAGAGGATCTTGACGCGCACCTCCATGGCCTGCGGCggcgccacctccacctcctccatagACAGCGGCTTCCCGGCCTCCCACGCCACCGCCGCTGCCAAGAACAACCAAATTAATCCATTCATTATTAGTTGCATCCCATCCACCCATTCCAGGAACTGCGATGAATAGGAAACTAAATAGTTGAGGAACCAACCTTTGCACTTGATCACCTTCCCGGCGGTCGCCATTTCACTCCAAGAGCTTCAGTCGATGCCCCCCCTcgctgtttcttcttcttcttcttgcagtCACAGGTTTACTGATGAGCTGTTGGTGAGGACTGAGGAACCGAACTACATATATACACCGGCTGCTGAGAGGAGTCGATCGCTGTGGCGGGAtctttttttttttcctttcttggGCTGTGTGCATTCTAGATGTCTTTACGACATCTTGCAGGTGTAGAGACTGGGTGTAATTGTTATCTTCACGATATTAATAGATTTccttttttgaaaaaatatatacACCGGCTGCTGGTCGACGGTGAATCGACGAAGCGGATTGGTTGATGACATAGGACGGGGTGTTAATGTTGATGAAGCAGATTGTTTTCTTCTTTTGATTATGATAGTTTTTCTTGATTTTTATCGAGGCGTCAATCAACATCATTTTAGTCGGTTCATTCAGATGACTATTCTCAGATTTGGCTTTTGACACGATATCTGTGGGAATGGACTGGTTGCCTGGCTAAAACTTGGGGAACACTGTTGCAGCAATGGACCGTAGCATCTTGTGATGGTAGCAAGGCGATAAGTGCGTGGAAAATAATTGTGTGGTCCGTGAAGTTTAAGGCCTCAATAATTGGCTCAATGATCTGATCTTGCTCTCGTGTTGTGATTTCAACCTTTACGTTCGTAGAATTTATTTACATCAGACTGCTGCCTCCTTtcatattattatttttggatatcaCACATTCACACGTAATAAAATGCAGCCATAAAACCAGAATCAGCATCGTCCATGGCCAAAATAATTTCTTCTTTGCTAATGACATTAGGGTCATGCTCAACTTCCCTAATTAACTACTCCCCCCATCCCACAATATAAGAATATTTTTTAAGCTAACATAGCTTGAAAAACGCTCTTATAATTTGGGACGGAGAGAGTGTATTTTTGAcgctacactagtgtaaaaaacgctcttatattatgggacggagggaataaaTGATACCTCGTGCGTTGTTGCGGAAACCCGTTGCAATATATTTTGGTTGCTGGATTTATATCATACTAAGAAACAACCTTTGTTACAATTGGACATAGATTGCTCGCTGATCCCATTAGGTGAAAGCATGCTTCTATCTTAGATGGCACAAACTAATTTCCGACGCTCTATTGTTCTCGTTTTATGAATATTAGGGTGTCATATACTATTAAATACCATGCATATCTTTACCGAAGAGCTGATAGTATGTTTATGCACTAAAAGATCCAAAATGGTTGTAGAGTACGATGCACTATGGTCATCCGGATCTTTCATTTGACAAGAGGTGGTATAAGGAAAGCATCTAAAACCATAAACTTAAGCAAGGATGCATTTGCTGGTAatttaaatatttgttttattGGAAATAATAATTTCATGTCATTTTGAAGGAAATTGCACCTTAACATTAACTTTACAGGTTATAATTCCATATTGCATCGCGGAAATATAACTTACAATGAGTATATTCAAATTGGTAAAGGGCATGCTGGTAGTCTTAATCAGATATCAATATTTGAAGCCAAAGTTGCAAATGGCAATGGTGAACAGACAATCAGACGTGAAATATACTGCCTAGGGCAAGGATTTGATCTTCGCCAGATGCTTTCCTGCTATTTCACCACAATGGGGCTCTAGTTCAACAGCCTAATATATTTTCTCCATCCCCCGCTCTGTCGTGCACGCTTGCATTGTAACTTCACGTTGGTTAAATCCAATCTTTTCAGTGGATGTATTTTTTTGTTTAGTACCAACGACGAGTCCTATTATTCTACCGGGTCCATATTTTATGTAGTTATCAATTGTAGGTGTTTATATTTTCCTCTGTGGGCAGTTGTATTTAGTTCTTCATGGGCTGCATGAAGATATCCTACTTAAAGCAGAGGCTAAGAATATGAAGTCGTTAGAAAGTTCCCTTGCATCCCAATCTTTCATCCAAATTGGATTGCTTACGTCAGGGGCGGGGCTAGGAGAGAATCAAGGGGGGAGGCAAAGAGAAAATATacatcttgggggggggggggtgcaatcTTATTAACCTAAGCCTTTTTTTTCTTCACTAAATATCTGGGAGGGGGGCATTAGGCCCCTCCCCCTCAACAATGcatgtagctccgccactggctTACGAGATTGCCTATGGTGAtagccccctccccctcaacaatgcatgtagctccgccactggctTACGAGATTGCCTATGGTGATAGAACTCGGTCTTGACAAGGGCTTTCAAGCAACCGGCAGTGAGTTTGTCCTAATACAACTGTAATGTCTGGTTCGTGgaatgatgtattatagaacaacATTGAAACTACAAGCTGTCTTAGACAGGACAAATGGCCAAGGTACGCATAAGTACTACCTTTCCTTATCAAGAAATTTGAAAATAGCTTTCCATATCTAAATGGTTAGGATATCAAGTTGAATAGACCAACCAGTTTATGTTCTTTGGTCATATTGCATTAGATTACCCATTATGATGATTTGGTAGTTCTGACCTTTGATAACACATGGCAGAAGAAATCTTTGGAAGCAAAAAATGTGCCCAGAACGAGCTTGAGTGTTGACATGTACACCCAAAGCTTCCTTAGCAGTGCACTGCCAAGCAAAATTTAGTTCTTCAAACAGAGTGCTTAACATTAGCCAAGCTCGAATTTGACTCATGAAACACGACATGCGCACCATGTGTGGCGTGGTAAATCGAGTGAGTGAATGAACGTGTGTTGTTGTTCTCTTTTCTCATGCTACAAGGAGTAGCAGTGTTATCTCGTCAACGTATAATATGGGACTAAAGTTACACACATAAAATTTAGTGGGACTAAACTTACAAACATAAAGTGGGCCTTTGAGATCGGAGAGGTGTGGCTACACTCGGGTGTAGTACACCCGAGTCAATACTAAATTGAAAAAAATAGtatgaaaaaaaattctgaaactttgcaACATCACATGTGATCAAATATTTTAGTTTTTTGCAAAATTTTATTCACAAATAACATTCGACGAGCTCTCATAAAAAAATTACTTAAAAAGTGCACAAAACTTTGAGCAGTGATTTTgtttttttgctgagagctcctCAAATGTTATTTGTGGATAAAATTTTGTAACAACCTAAAAAATTTGATCATGTTTGATGtcacaaaattcagaatttttcgaaTTTTTTCATAttgttttttcaattttttgttcacccGGGTGTACTACACCCAGTGTAGAAAATCCACTCTCCTATGAGATTTCATAATTTTATTGGACCAAGGTACAAGATTTAGTGGGCCAATCCCATAAAGTCTAACAATCCCCCATCAAATCTCACAA encodes the following:
- the LOC123103577 gene encoding uncharacterized protein At4g33100 codes for the protein MVFGRGKPSSSTPSTAAATSSAAAAACSDLRAAYHECFNRWYADKFAKGQWNKDDCAADWHKYRACLEEHLEDKHLRQILLESETSPSYAQLDPDSSSRQGATPSK
- the LOC123103576 gene encoding alcohol dehydrogenase 2; its protein translation is MATAGKVIKCKAAVAWEAGKPLSMEEVEVAPPQAMEVRVKILYTALCHTDVYFWEAKGQTPVFPRILGHEAGGIVESVGEGVTELVPGDHVLPVFTGECKECAHCRSEESNLCDLLRINVDRGVMIGDGQSRFTIDGKPIFHFVGTSTFSEYTVIHVGCLAKIDPEAPLDKVCLLSCGISTGLGATLNVAKPKKGMTVAIFGLGAVGLAAMEGARMSGASRIIGVDLNPAKHEQAKKFGCTDFVNPKDHTKPVQEVIVEMTDGGVDRAVECTGNADAMISAFECVHDGWGVAVLVGVAHKEAVFKTHPMNFLNERTLRGLPGVVDMYMRKELELDKFITHSVPFSQINTAFDLMLKGEGLRCVIRMEE